In the genome of Nitrospira sp. SG-bin1, one region contains:
- a CDS encoding thiol reductase thioredoxin encodes MKASELVMVDFWAVWCGPCQMVAPIVDELAKEYSGKLKVRKLNTDENPEVAGRYQVMSIPTILFFKNGQPVEKLVGARPKRQFKEVIDSLLAQHAGTA; translated from the coding sequence ATGAAAGCCTCGGAACTTGTCATGGTCGATTTTTGGGCCGTGTGGTGCGGCCCTTGCCAAATGGTGGCTCCCATCGTCGATGAGTTGGCAAAAGAGTACTCCGGGAAGCTGAAGGTTCGAAAATTGAACACCGATGAGAATCCTGAGGTGGCGGGCCGTTACCAAGTAATGAGTATTCCCACCATTCTGTTCTTTAAGAACGGTCAGCCGGTGGAGAAATTGGTGGGTGCCAGACCGAAACGTCAATTCAAAGAAGTGATCGACTCGCTGCTTGCTCAGCACGCTGGGACCGCCTAG
- a CDS encoding acetyl-CoA carboxylase subunit beta: MAWFKKDKQTESAPPPRSKGSEGMWLKCNHCREIVYRKEVDRNSKVCPKCEYHFPISVTERIGLLIDLGTFKEWDAELEAQDPLTFQDTKPYRDRVRAHQEKTGRKDALVIGEGLINARRVVLCVFDFSFMGGSMGSVVGEKLCRAIDRALELKLPVVLVTASGGARMQEGILSLMQMAKTSTAVAKLGEAKLPFISILSDPTFGGVTASVAMLGDVIIAEPKALIGFAGPRVIEQTIKQQLPDQFQRAEFLLEHGMIDMIVERKRLKETVGTLVSHF; encoded by the coding sequence ATGGCTTGGTTCAAGAAAGACAAACAGACGGAATCCGCTCCGCCGCCTCGTTCCAAAGGGAGCGAAGGCATGTGGCTCAAGTGCAACCATTGCCGGGAGATCGTCTATCGGAAGGAAGTCGATCGGAACAGCAAGGTTTGTCCGAAATGTGAATATCACTTTCCGATCTCGGTGACCGAGCGAATCGGGTTACTGATCGACCTTGGGACCTTCAAAGAATGGGATGCCGAGCTGGAAGCTCAAGACCCCTTAACGTTCCAAGACACCAAGCCCTATCGAGATCGTGTCAGGGCGCACCAAGAAAAGACGGGCCGAAAGGATGCCCTCGTCATCGGGGAAGGTCTGATCAACGCGCGTCGCGTCGTGCTGTGCGTCTTCGATTTCAGTTTCATGGGCGGGAGCATGGGATCCGTGGTCGGGGAAAAACTCTGCCGCGCGATCGATCGGGCATTGGAGCTGAAGCTGCCGGTCGTCTTGGTCACCGCTTCCGGAGGCGCGCGGATGCAGGAAGGCATCCTGTCGCTGATGCAAATGGCCAAGACCTCGACCGCGGTCGCGAAGCTCGGCGAGGCCAAGCTGCCGTTCATCTCGATCCTTTCCGATCCCACGTTCGGCGGCGTCACGGCCAGTGTGGCGATGTTGGGAGACGTCATCATTGCCGAGCCGAAAGCGTTGATCGGATTCGCCGGACCTCGTGTGATCGAACAAACCATCAAGCAACAGTTGCCGGATCAGTTCCAACGGGCGGAGTTTCTTCTCGAACACGGCATGATCGATATGATCGTCGAGCGTAAGCGTCTGAAGGAGACGGTCGGCACCCTCGTGAGTCATTTTTAG
- a CDS encoding cyclic pyranopterin phosphate synthase MoaA, with amino-acid sequence MERVTDIFGRPLGSLRLSVTDRCNLRCNYCMPEPEYVWLPREDILTFEEMATLVGYFADLGVDKVRLTGGEPLLRRDLARLVRLLRQDRRITEVALTTNGILLAEYAQALYEAGLDRVTISLDTLRPERFRQLTGRDEFARVLEGIESVGKTGFTNLKLDTVAIRGFNEDELSPLIEFARHFHAEVRFIEYMDVGGANEWRLDKVLSQDMILDALARRYGRITVLAGRGAAPAQRFSLPDGTIFGIIPSTTTPFCAQCDRSRITADGLWYLCLYAGVGVDLRKPLRMQEHPEHMRDRIRSEWAARRNRGAEERKALERAGLRDGGLIEIDRLREDPHLEMHARGG; translated from the coding sequence ATGGAACGCGTAACCGATATATTCGGTCGGCCGCTGGGGAGCTTGCGTCTGTCCGTGACGGATCGCTGCAATCTCCGCTGCAACTATTGCATGCCGGAGCCGGAGTATGTCTGGTTGCCGCGAGAGGATATCCTCACCTTTGAAGAAATGGCCACACTGGTGGGTTATTTTGCCGACTTGGGTGTGGACAAAGTCCGGCTGACGGGCGGCGAGCCGCTGTTGCGCCGAGACTTGGCGCGATTGGTGCGGTTGCTGCGGCAGGATCGGCGGATCACGGAAGTGGCGTTGACCACGAACGGTATTCTGTTGGCCGAGTATGCTCAGGCACTGTACGAGGCGGGGCTCGATCGCGTGACGATCAGTCTTGACACGCTCAGACCCGAGCGGTTCCGTCAACTGACCGGGCGGGATGAGTTCGCACGAGTTCTCGAAGGGATTGAATCAGTCGGGAAGACGGGCTTCACCAATTTGAAACTCGACACCGTCGCGATTCGCGGGTTCAATGAGGATGAGTTGAGCCCTTTGATCGAGTTTGCGAGGCACTTTCACGCCGAGGTTCGTTTCATCGAATATATGGATGTCGGCGGAGCGAACGAATGGAGGCTGGACAAGGTCCTTTCCCAGGACATGATCCTGGATGCTCTCGCGCGGCGGTATGGTCGAATCACCGTGCTGGCGGGACGAGGTGCAGCCCCCGCACAGCGATTTAGCTTGCCGGACGGCACTATCTTTGGGATCATTCCGTCAACGACGACACCGTTTTGTGCGCAGTGCGATCGCAGCCGCATCACCGCCGACGGGTTGTGGTATCTGTGCTTGTATGCAGGAGTGGGAGTGGACCTGCGTAAGCCTCTTCGCATGCAGGAGCATCCGGAGCATATGAGGGATCGTATTCGATCGGAGTGGGCGGCTCGACGAAATCGTGGAGCGGAGGAACGTAAGGCCTTGGAACGGGCGGGGCTTCGAGACGGAGGGCTCATCGAAATTGATCGCCTCCGGGAAGATCCACATTTAGAGATGCATGCCCGTGGAGGATGA
- a CDS encoding molybdopterin biosynthesis protein MoeE, with translation MPPFAGGTGREATEESPFVRVQRENFSIDQELDRVRKTSKRIGGIATFLGIARDRSRGRDVDGITFEHYEGMAQKKLHEIRERALNDFDILELLIIHRYGEIAIGENIVLIIAGAEHRADAFRACKWAIDELKQITPIWKLEHTPEGEVWVEEHP, from the coding sequence TTGCCTCCGTTTGCCGGCGGTACGGGGCGTGAAGCGACGGAAGAGAGCCCGTTCGTTCGTGTGCAGCGGGAGAATTTCTCGATCGATCAGGAACTCGATCGGGTACGAAAAACATCCAAGCGGATCGGCGGGATTGCGACGTTCCTCGGTATCGCGCGTGATCGGTCACGTGGCCGGGATGTCGATGGGATTACTTTCGAGCACTACGAAGGGATGGCGCAGAAGAAGCTGCATGAGATCCGGGAACGGGCGCTGAACGATTTCGACATTCTGGAGTTGCTCATCATTCACCGATATGGAGAAATTGCCATCGGTGAAAATATTGTCTTGATCATCGCGGGTGCGGAGCACCGGGCAGACGCGTTCCGCGCCTGCAAGTGGGCGATCGACGAGCTGAAGCAAATCACGCCGATCTGGAAGTTGGAACATACGCCGGAAGGGGAGGTCTGGGTGGAGGAACATCCCTAG
- the moaC gene encoding cyclic pyranopterin monophosphate synthase accessory protein (MoaC; along with MoaA is involved in conversion of a guanosine derivative into molybdopterin precursor Z; involved in molybdenum cofactor biosynthesis), giving the protein MSDFTHFNESGRARMVDISAKDSTERLATAQAKVFLLPETLEKIQHGKIAKGDVLAVAQVSGVMGAKRTPDLIPMCHPILLTSVDIAFKEESQPDPQGRCSIIITATAKTTGPTGVEMEAMTAATVAALTIYDMCKAVDRGMSFSEVCLLSKSGGKSGTYARKD; this is encoded by the coding sequence ATGTCTGATTTTACCCACTTCAATGAATCGGGTCGGGCGCGGATGGTCGATATCAGTGCCAAGGACTCGACCGAACGGCTTGCCACGGCGCAAGCCAAAGTCTTTCTCCTTCCGGAAACCCTTGAAAAGATTCAACATGGGAAAATCGCGAAGGGTGATGTGTTGGCCGTCGCCCAGGTCTCGGGAGTAATGGGGGCCAAAAGGACCCCGGATCTGATTCCTATGTGTCATCCCATTCTCCTGACGAGCGTGGACATTGCTTTCAAAGAAGAATCTCAGCCTGACCCCCAAGGCCGCTGTTCCATCATCATTACGGCGACAGCCAAGACCACAGGACCGACGGGAGTCGAAATGGAAGCGATGACGGCTGCGACGGTCGCCGCACTCACCATTTACGACATGTGCAAGGCGGTGGATCGTGGGATGAGTTTCAGCGAGGTCTGTCTCCTGTCGAAATCCGGGGGGAAATCAGGAACGTATGCCAGGAAAGACTGA
- a CDS encoding sulfurtransferase: protein MKHNPGFLRLVEQAKQRVKECSVTEVKARLDRGEQFHFIDIREDHEFAQDHARGARHLGKGIIERDIESMVPNKQDSIVLYCGGGYRSALAADALQQMGYGNVVSMDGGIRAWREAGYPLEK, encoded by the coding sequence ATGAAACATAATCCCGGCTTCTTAAGACTGGTCGAACAGGCGAAACAACGTGTCAAGGAGTGCAGCGTGACCGAAGTGAAGGCTCGTCTTGACCGTGGTGAGCAGTTCCATTTTATCGATATCCGGGAGGATCATGAATTCGCCCAGGACCATGCGCGAGGCGCCCGGCATCTTGGCAAAGGGATTATCGAACGGGATATCGAATCGATGGTTCCGAATAAGCAGGACTCCATTGTGCTCTATTGCGGGGGAGGGTATCGATCGGCGTTGGCGGCGGATGCCTTGCAACAGATGGGGTATGGGAACGTGGTTTCGATGGATGGAGGGATTCGCGCGTGGCGGGAGGCCGGATATCCGTTGGAGAAGTGA
- a CDS encoding radical SAM protein, whose translation MRQISNPPNPFESRHRDLLEPAGTATLSLYADDSREILSRNDSPDLPFRWSVNPYRGCFHACAYCYARPSHEYWGFGAGTDFESKIVVKEEAPRLLRRAFEKPSWKGELIVFSGNTDCYQPLEAEYGLTRACLEVCAEYRNPVAIITKGSLVVRDLDVLVRSHREAWVVVYFSIPFSSDDVARKVEPHVPSIIKRFSTMKALSDAGIPTGLSIAPVIPGLNEDDIPELLERAYDAGARTATYSLLRLAGSLEPVFLDRIGEAFPDRLGKITNRLREIRGGVLTESRFFKRQTGQGPYWKLIEQLFLLAKRRAGFPDDDMTAIPQTFRRPGVEQVSLF comes from the coding sequence ATGCGTCAGATTTCCAATCCCCCCAATCCCTTTGAGTCACGGCATCGGGACCTGCTCGAACCGGCCGGCACAGCCACGCTCTCGCTCTATGCGGACGACAGCCGGGAGATCTTGAGCCGGAACGACAGCCCGGACTTGCCGTTTCGGTGGAGCGTCAATCCCTATCGGGGCTGTTTCCATGCGTGCGCCTATTGTTATGCGCGCCCGTCCCACGAGTATTGGGGGTTCGGGGCCGGAACCGATTTCGAGAGCAAGATCGTGGTGAAGGAAGAGGCACCGCGGCTGCTTCGGCGGGCTTTTGAAAAGCCGTCATGGAAGGGAGAGCTGATTGTCTTTTCTGGAAACACGGACTGCTACCAACCGCTCGAGGCCGAGTACGGATTGACCCGCGCCTGTTTGGAGGTTTGCGCGGAGTATCGGAACCCTGTCGCGATCATCACGAAAGGTTCATTGGTGGTTCGCGACCTCGATGTGCTCGTTCGGTCGCATCGCGAGGCCTGGGTAGTCGTGTATTTCAGCATTCCTTTCTCCTCCGACGATGTGGCCCGCAAGGTGGAGCCGCATGTGCCGTCGATCATCAAGCGGTTCTCCACCATGAAGGCTCTTTCCGATGCCGGTATTCCGACGGGTCTTTCGATCGCACCCGTCATTCCCGGGCTGAATGAAGATGATATTCCTGAATTGTTGGAGCGGGCCTATGATGCCGGCGCCCGTACCGCGACCTACAGCTTGTTGAGACTCGCCGGCAGCCTAGAACCGGTGTTTCTGGACCGGATCGGGGAGGCCTTTCCGGATCGGCTGGGGAAAATCACCAATCGACTTCGTGAGATCAGGGGCGGGGTGTTGACGGAAAGCCGATTCTTCAAGCGGCAGACGGGGCAGGGGCCCTATTGGAAACTGATCGAGCAGTTATTCCTGCTGGCCAAACGGAGAGCGGGATTTCCGGACGATGACATGACCGCCATTCCACAGACGTTTCGACGTCCTGGCGTTGAGCAGGTATCGCTGTTTTGA
- a CDS encoding serine--tRNA ligase produces MYDLKHLRDNLDHIRTALGRRGNDVPWADIQKLSEERRTATMQVEQLRSELNKGSEEVARLRRAKAPADEAMAAMKRLGDRIKDIEGTLRKVEEALTDVALRIPNLPHASVPVGTDASENVEVRRWGAIPTFSNPPKPHWEVGEHLGILDFDRAAKIAGARFSVMTGAGAGLERALINYMLDRHTTQHGYREVIPPLMVNRATMTGTGQLPKFEDDLFRLKDEDYFLIPTAEVPVTNLHREEILSGERLPLRYTAYTPCFRREAGSYGKDTRGLIRLHQFNKVELVAFTTPDHSYEELERLTGHAESILQDLNLPYRVITLCTGDMGFSAAKTYDLEVWLPSQQQYREISSCSNFESFQARRANIKYRPTGGKKDVKTDFVHTLNGSGLAVGRTLVAILENFQQPDGSVEIPSALRPYMGGMEQIRQE; encoded by the coding sequence GTGTACGATCTGAAACATCTCCGCGATAACCTCGACCACATCCGTACCGCGCTCGGACGACGCGGGAACGATGTCCCGTGGGCCGATATCCAGAAACTAAGTGAAGAACGTCGAACCGCCACCATGCAGGTCGAGCAGCTTCGCTCCGAACTCAATAAGGGCTCCGAAGAAGTGGCTCGGCTGCGCCGGGCCAAAGCACCGGCCGACGAAGCCATGGCGGCGATGAAACGGCTGGGGGATCGGATTAAGGACATTGAGGGAACCCTGCGAAAGGTCGAAGAAGCGCTCACGGATGTCGCCCTACGCATTCCCAATCTGCCCCATGCCTCGGTTCCGGTGGGGACGGATGCATCAGAAAATGTGGAGGTCCGCCGTTGGGGAGCCATCCCGACTTTTTCGAATCCTCCTAAACCCCATTGGGAGGTCGGAGAGCACCTTGGCATCCTGGATTTCGATCGAGCCGCGAAGATCGCCGGAGCCAGGTTTTCCGTCATGACGGGGGCCGGCGCCGGGTTGGAACGAGCGCTGATCAACTACATGCTGGATCGGCACACCACCCAACATGGCTATCGAGAGGTCATTCCTCCCCTCATGGTCAATCGCGCAACGATGACCGGAACCGGTCAGCTTCCCAAGTTCGAAGACGATCTCTTTCGCCTGAAAGACGAAGACTACTTCCTCATTCCCACCGCCGAAGTGCCCGTGACGAACCTGCATCGTGAGGAAATCCTCAGTGGCGAGCGTTTGCCGCTGCGCTATACGGCCTACACGCCCTGCTTCAGACGAGAAGCCGGGTCCTATGGGAAGGACACGAGAGGTCTGATTCGGCTTCACCAATTCAACAAAGTCGAACTCGTGGCCTTCACGACACCAGATCATTCCTACGAAGAGCTTGAGCGCCTGACGGGGCATGCCGAGTCGATCTTGCAGGATTTGAATCTCCCCTACCGCGTCATTACCCTCTGCACCGGTGATATGGGGTTTTCCGCGGCGAAGACGTATGACCTTGAGGTGTGGCTGCCGTCGCAGCAACAATACCGGGAGATTTCGTCTTGCAGCAATTTCGAATCGTTTCAGGCCAGACGAGCGAACATCAAGTATCGGCCGACCGGAGGAAAAAAAGACGTCAAGACCGACTTTGTCCATACCCTCAATGGCTCCGGTCTTGCCGTGGGACGAACCCTCGTGGCCATCTTGGAAAATTTCCAGCAGCCAGACGGTTCAGTTGAGATTCCTTCCGCCCTGCGGCCCTATATGGGAGGGATGGAACAAATACGGCAAGAATAG